The DNA sequence AGGATGGCACTGCCGCCTGATGCGGTGTCTGCATTAGCGAATCTTGATGAAGCTCTGCCAGAATCGGGCTGTGGTGCTAAAAAGACCATTGAGCGGCTACTTGAATTGAATACGGCTGCTAGCGGCAACACAGGAGGGCCACGTTGTTTTCATTTTGTCATCGGAGGGAGCACACCTGCCGCACTTGCCGCAGATCTTTTGGCGACTGCTTATGAAACGGTAACCTACACTTGGGTAAATTCACCTGTGGGCGTAAAAATGGAGCTTGTGGCCCTCAATTGGCTCAAGGAAATGTTCGGGCTTCCCAGGGGTTGGGGTGGTGTTATGGTTACAGGCGCCTCAATGGCCAATTTCACTTGCCTCGCAGCGGCGCGTCAATGGTGGGGGGAGCAACTCGGTGTTGACGTTTCCGAAACCGGTCTCTCCGGTATGCCAAAAATGCAAGTACTAACATCAGGTTTGGTGCATGCTAGCACGTTAAAGGTTATGGCGATGCAAGGTATTGGCCGTGCCAATGTGCGGCAATTTTGTCGCGATGAATTTGGTCGTGTAGATCTTGTTGCAATGGAAAATGCGCTTGATGACCTTGATGGTCAACCCGCCGTGGTGATTGTTAACGCCGGAGAGGTCAAAGCGGGGGAATTCGACCCTGTTGATAAAATGATAAGCCTGGCTCGCAAGCACAACTGCTGGGTTCATGTTGATGGGGCGTTTGGCTTGTTTGCGCGACTATCACCGCGAACCGCACATT is a window from the Porticoccaceae bacterium LTM1 genome containing:
- a CDS encoding aminotransferase class V-fold PLP-dependent enzyme, which produces MEDLIGQLQESLAMVIRGTDDRMALPPDAVSALANLDEALPESGCGAKKTIERLLELNTAASGNTGGPRCFHFVIGGSTPAALAADLLATAYETVTYTWVNSPVGVKMELVALNWLKEMFGLPRGWGGVMVTGASMANFTCLAAARQWWGEQLGVDVSETGLSGMPKMQVLTSGLVHASTLKVMAMQGIGRANVRQFCRDEFGRVDLVAMENALDDLDGQPAVVIVNAGEVKAGEFDPVDKMISLARKHNCWVHVDGAFGLFARLSPRTAHLVAGVEKADSATVDGHKWLNVPYDSGYAFVRDCNLLARAFRYAADYLPGENIERPTPGAIGPESSRRGRSFAVWGTIKAYGRNGHREIVEHCLDLAQHFAGQVRRLEHLELMNDVQLNIVAFRYNPGGMSEEQLNVLNNRLGEAVLADGRFQVGTSKIGSRTILRPAFSNWRTRFSDVEDFAKVVLEIAQSLRNVTS